In Halosegnis marinus, one genomic interval encodes:
- a CDS encoding sulfite oxidase-like oxidoreductase, producing MHDVTGLHEEFDGKRLPPGQRETTRFPVLSKGETPSVNRDEWTFEVWGAVENDLALSFDEFRDLPTESQKQDFHCVTGWSRFDNAFRGVTFPTLMEAAGVRDDAVHVMFHAADGYTTNLPLDTCDRREVLFAWELDGEPLPAEHGGPLRVVTPHKYAYKGAKWVTGVEFLTEPERGYWEKRGYSNTANPWNEERYA from the coding sequence ATGCACGACGTGACGGGCCTCCACGAGGAGTTCGACGGCAAGCGGCTCCCGCCGGGCCAGCGGGAGACGACGCGGTTCCCCGTGCTCTCGAAGGGGGAGACGCCGAGCGTGAACCGCGACGAGTGGACCTTCGAGGTGTGGGGCGCGGTCGAGAACGACCTCGCGCTGTCGTTCGACGAGTTCCGGGACCTCCCGACCGAGAGTCAGAAGCAGGACTTCCACTGCGTGACGGGCTGGTCGCGGTTCGACAACGCCTTCCGCGGCGTCACGTTCCCGACGCTGATGGAGGCGGCGGGCGTCCGCGACGACGCGGTCCACGTCATGTTCCACGCCGCGGACGGCTACACGACGAACCTCCCCCTCGACACCTGCGACCGCCGGGAGGTGCTGTTCGCGTGGGAACTCGACGGCGAACCGCTCCCCGCCGAGCACGGCGGCCCGCTCCGGGTCGTCACACCCCACAAGTACGCGTACAAGGGCGCGAAGTGGGTGACCGGCGTCGAGTTCCTCACGGAGCCGGAGCGGGGCTACTGGGAGAAGCGCGGCTACTCGAACACGGCGAACCCGTGGAACGAGGAGCGGTACGCGTAG
- a CDS encoding ribbon-helix-helix domain-containing protein — MVKVDITVPEHLEMQIAQLVEQGEFASREEALEDILSAGIRAYKTSGPMDEEEPAYEEDGMMGHDDEYVF; from the coding sequence ATGGTCAAGGTAGACATCACGGTCCCCGAACATCTGGAGATGCAGATCGCGCAGCTGGTCGAACAGGGGGAGTTCGCCAGCCGCGAGGAGGCGCTGGAGGACATCCTCTCGGCGGGCATCCGCGCCTACAAGACCTCGGGACCGATGGACGAGGAGGAACCGGCGTACGAGGAGGACGGGATGATGGGGCACGACGACGAGTACGTCTTCTGA
- a CDS encoding O-methyltransferase, with amino-acid sequence MHDIDPARVGRLARALAEGDEVTAEMDARAEAEGFPTVGPAVGGWLRLLARTTDPVRGFEFGSGFGYSAYWFADAFPPDGELVLTEVDADELADARDYLARGGYADRCVFEHGDALDTVERYDGPFDVVLVDNEKERYPEAFAAVRDKVAPGGMVFVDNAVTAGPLDFDGILALVEGDEYDANAETAGVAELLATLRDDSDFEVALLPVGEGVAVARRRD; translated from the coding sequence ATGCACGACATCGACCCGGCGCGCGTCGGCCGGCTCGCCCGCGCGCTCGCCGAGGGGGACGAGGTGACAGCGGAGATGGACGCCCGCGCCGAGGCGGAAGGGTTCCCGACGGTCGGCCCGGCCGTCGGCGGGTGGCTCCGGCTGCTCGCGCGGACGACCGACCCGGTTCGGGGGTTCGAGTTCGGCTCCGGGTTCGGCTACTCCGCGTACTGGTTCGCGGACGCCTTCCCGCCGGACGGCGAACTCGTTCTGACGGAGGTGGACGCCGACGAACTCGCGGACGCCCGCGACTACCTCGCCCGGGGCGGCTACGCCGACCGCTGTGTCTTCGAACACGGGGACGCCCTCGACACCGTCGAGCGGTACGACGGCCCGTTCGACGTCGTCCTCGTCGACAACGAGAAGGAGCGCTACCCGGAGGCGTTCGCCGCGGTCCGCGACAAGGTCGCGCCCGGCGGGATGGTCTTCGTGGACAACGCCGTGACCGCGGGGCCGCTCGACTTCGACGGTATCCTCGCGCTCGTGGAGGGCGACGAGTACGACGCGAACGCCGAGACGGCGGGGGTCGCCGAACTGCTCGCCACGCTGCGCGACGATTCCGACTTCGAGGTCGCGCTGTTGCCGGTGGGGGAGGGAGTGGCCGTGGCCCGCCGTCGGGACTGA
- a CDS encoding thiamine pyrophosphate-dependent enzyme, which translates to MSAFNAIGQEREVDQNEFTPEIEPQATWCPGCGDFGVLKALKGAAAELGLDPEEILLVTGIGCSGKLSSYFESYGFHSIHGRSLPLARAAKLANPELTVIAAGGDGDGYGIGGNHFMHSARENHDMTYIVFNNEIFGLTKGQTSPTSPKGHKSKTQPQGSAKDPLRPLSMSLSAGASYVARTAAVNPNQAKEILVEAIQHDGFSHVDFLTQCPTWNKDARQYVPYIDIQQNEEYDFDITDRREAADAMYETESALWDGKVLTGRYFKQEDRRSYHEEKIATGAMPEDPIAEQYFDDDHEWKRSYDLLDAHR; encoded by the coding sequence ATGAGCGCATTCAACGCTATCGGACAGGAACGCGAGGTCGACCAGAACGAGTTCACGCCGGAGATCGAGCCGCAGGCGACGTGGTGTCCGGGCTGTGGCGACTTCGGCGTCCTGAAGGCGCTGAAGGGTGCCGCGGCCGAGTTGGGGCTCGACCCCGAGGAGATACTGCTCGTCACGGGCATCGGCTGCTCGGGCAAGCTCTCCTCGTACTTCGAGAGCTACGGGTTCCACTCCATCCACGGCCGCTCGCTCCCGCTCGCGCGGGCCGCGAAGCTCGCCAACCCCGAACTCACCGTCATCGCGGCCGGCGGCGACGGCGACGGCTACGGCATCGGCGGGAACCACTTCATGCACAGCGCGCGGGAGAACCACGACATGACCTACATCGTGTTCAACAACGAGATATTCGGGCTGACGAAGGGACAGACCTCCCCGACGAGCCCGAAGGGTCACAAGTCGAAGACCCAGCCGCAGGGCTCCGCGAAGGACCCCCTCCGGCCGCTCTCGATGAGCCTCTCCGCGGGCGCCTCGTACGTCGCCCGCACGGCCGCCGTGAACCCGAACCAGGCGAAGGAGATACTCGTCGAGGCCATCCAGCACGACGGCTTCTCGCACGTGGACTTCCTCACGCAGTGTCCCACGTGGAACAAGGACGCCCGGCAGTACGTCCCCTACATCGACATCCAGCAGAACGAGGAGTACGACTTCGATATCACGGACCGGCGCGAGGCCGCGGACGCGATGTACGAGACGGAGTCGGCGCTGTGGGACGGGAAGGTGCTCACCGGGCGCTACTTCAAGCAGGAGGACCGCCGGAGCTACCACGAGGAGAAAATCGCGACCGGCGCGATGCCGGAGGACCCCATCGCGGAGCAGTACTTCGACGACGACCACGAGTGGAAGCGGTCGTACGACCTGCTCGACGCGCACCGGTAG
- a CDS encoding DICT sensory domain-containing protein encodes MSLTELIRGVEDHEKTLTVFNSDADAVETIRAQFGDRNLTVTGESTPSGTPGSFVVLSKDDEFVTAASISEVLSDRADTDPEFAEDAYRPILDHLDETMFTSYDTEQMIAASREIEDRAWRLGKGELHAGFQKLSILSPQMDVYEQLASKEGLKVHAYAAPDTEVPDHDTDLTIHVERADEIRESWFVVYDGAGVDVNKCALLAEEREPRSFYGFWTYDPETVDWILDYLETSYGLIEQ; translated from the coding sequence ATGTCGCTGACCGAACTCATCCGTGGTGTCGAGGACCACGAGAAGACGCTCACGGTGTTCAACAGCGACGCGGACGCCGTCGAGACCATCCGCGCCCAGTTCGGTGACCGCAACCTCACGGTCACCGGCGAATCCACGCCGTCGGGGACGCCCGGCTCGTTCGTCGTGCTCTCGAAGGACGACGAGTTCGTCACGGCGGCCAGCATCTCCGAGGTGCTCTCCGACCGGGCCGACACGGACCCCGAGTTCGCGGAGGACGCCTACCGGCCCATCCTCGACCACCTCGACGAGACGATGTTCACCTCCTACGACACCGAGCAGATGATCGCGGCCTCCCGCGAGATCGAGGACCGCGCGTGGCGGCTCGGCAAGGGTGAACTCCACGCGGGGTTCCAGAAGCTCTCCATCCTCTCCCCCCAGATGGACGTGTACGAACAGCTCGCCTCGAAGGAGGGGCTGAAGGTCCACGCCTACGCCGCCCCGGACACGGAGGTGCCTGACCACGACACCGACCTCACCATCCACGTCGAGCGCGCCGACGAAATACGCGAGTCGTGGTTCGTCGTCTACGACGGCGCGGGCGTGGACGTGAACAAGTGCGCCCTCCTCGCGGAGGAGCGCGAGCCGCGCTCCTTCTACGGCTTCTGGACGTACGACCCCGAGACGGTCGACTGGATACTCGACTACCTCGAGACCTCGTACGGACTCATCGAGCAGTAG
- a CDS encoding acyl-CoA dehydrogenase family protein produces the protein MDLLDESVVPEHAREVKAEARAFAEEHIEPNAHEYHESGEYPWEVLEAGMDAGLISQDIGEEWGGRGLGLHEILAIAEEFYRADAGIALTLQLASFGAEMLEEHGNEEQKEEYLRPVAENDQITGLAVSEPETGSDLAGMATSAEKDGDEYVLNGEKYWVGNAVEADWVTLYAKTGDDETNRYGNYSLFIVPTDTEGYDAEHIPEKMGMRASKQGHIVLDDARVPEENLIGVEGAGFYMLADFFNHGRIVVGGHGLGLAAAAIEEAWDFVHGRNAFGRQVNEFQSVQHILADMRLEFESARALNWRAADKVVENDRAGFWASMAKVKSTEVANDCAERGMQLHGGRSILKENRISRVYRDVRIPVIYEGANEIQRNLIYSQTPE, from the coding sequence ATGGACCTTCTCGACGAGTCCGTCGTGCCGGAGCACGCGCGCGAAGTCAAGGCCGAGGCGCGCGCCTTCGCGGAGGAACACATCGAACCGAACGCTCACGAGTACCACGAGTCCGGGGAGTACCCGTGGGAGGTGCTCGAAGCGGGGATGGACGCCGGCCTCATCTCGCAGGACATCGGCGAGGAGTGGGGCGGCCGCGGCCTCGGTCTCCACGAGATACTCGCCATCGCGGAGGAGTTCTACCGCGCGGACGCCGGCATCGCGCTGACGCTCCAGCTGGCGAGCTTCGGCGCGGAGATGCTGGAGGAACACGGCAACGAGGAACAGAAGGAGGAGTACCTCCGCCCCGTCGCCGAGAACGACCAGATAACCGGGCTGGCGGTCTCCGAACCCGAGACCGGGAGCGACCTCGCCGGCATGGCGACGAGCGCCGAGAAGGACGGCGACGAGTACGTCCTGAACGGCGAGAAGTACTGGGTCGGCAACGCCGTCGAGGCCGACTGGGTGACGCTGTACGCCAAGACGGGCGACGACGAGACCAACCGCTACGGCAACTACTCGCTGTTCATCGTCCCGACGGACACCGAGGGCTACGACGCCGAACACATCCCCGAGAAGATGGGGATGCGCGCCTCGAAGCAGGGGCACATCGTCCTCGACGACGCGCGGGTCCCCGAGGAGAACCTCATCGGCGTCGAGGGGGCGGGCTTCTACATGCTCGCCGACTTCTTCAACCACGGTCGCATCGTCGTCGGGGGCCACGGCCTCGGGCTGGCCGCCGCGGCCATTGAGGAGGCGTGGGACTTCGTCCACGGGCGCAACGCGTTCGGCCGACAGGTAAACGAGTTCCAGTCCGTCCAGCACATCCTCGCGGACATGCGCCTGGAGTTCGAGTCGGCGCGCGCGCTGAACTGGCGGGCCGCGGACAAGGTGGTCGAGAACGACCGTGCGGGCTTCTGGGCCTCCATGGCGAAGGTGAAGTCCACCGAGGTCGCCAACGACTGCGCCGAGCGCGGGATGCAGCTCCACGGCGGGCGCTCCATCCTCAAGGAGAACCGTATCTCCCGCGTCTACCGCGACGTGCGCATCCCCGTCATCTACGAGGGGGCCAACGAGATACAGCGCAACCTCATCTACTCGCAGACGCCGGAGTAA
- a CDS encoding long-chain fatty acid--CoA ligase: MPGGHTQTLRPFLWRASKLYEDTEIVSRNHDGMSRRTYGEYADRVAQLANALDDLGIEDGDRVATFCWNTDRHFEVYFAAPSMGGQLHTINPLLPDEHIRYIVENADDQVIFVDPSLAEKMAGAAEGAEEFEGVDLVVMGDADATPLDAASYESFIEGYDTDYDWPDLPDDQPAGMCYTSGTTGKPKGVEYTQSMLWSHTMMSLSPQGIPMADDDVVMPVVPMFHVNAWGMPFTATAGGSKQVFPGPSPDPADIASLIEEEGVTLTAGVPTVWLGLMEYCKENDVDLSTLDRVIVGGSAAPKSMIRWFDDRGVEVLHAWGMTEMAPIGSVSHLKSDLEGADYDTQVEKRGKQGIMVPGIEFRVIDEDGEEIAWDGEEFGELHVRGPSITKEYFKRPDANEEDFEDGWLKTGDVVSVDEDGYIKIVDRAKDVIKSGGEWISSVELENAIMAHDDVQEATVIGVPHEKWQERPVAFVVPTADADRDTLDEEVMDMLRDEYPKWWLPDAVEYIDEVPKTATGKFSKKDLREQYTGSMELHEGSVPEDAAPEQD, encoded by the coding sequence ATGCCCGGAGGACACACGCAGACGCTACGGCCGTTCCTGTGGCGCGCGAGCAAACTGTACGAGGACACGGAGATCGTCTCGCGCAACCACGACGGGATGAGTCGGCGCACGTACGGGGAGTACGCCGACCGCGTGGCGCAGTTGGCCAACGCGCTGGACGACCTCGGAATCGAGGACGGCGACCGCGTGGCGACGTTCTGTTGGAACACGGACCGTCACTTCGAGGTGTACTTCGCCGCGCCGTCGATGGGGGGACAGCTCCACACCATCAACCCGCTGCTCCCGGACGAGCACATCCGCTACATCGTCGAGAACGCGGACGACCAGGTCATCTTCGTCGACCCGTCGCTCGCCGAGAAGATGGCGGGCGCCGCCGAGGGGGCCGAGGAGTTCGAGGGCGTCGACCTCGTCGTGATGGGCGACGCGGACGCGACGCCGCTCGACGCGGCGTCGTACGAGTCGTTCATCGAGGGGTACGACACCGACTACGACTGGCCCGACCTCCCGGACGACCAGCCCGCGGGGATGTGTTACACCTCGGGCACGACGGGGAAGCCGAAGGGCGTCGAGTACACCCAGTCGATGCTGTGGAGCCACACGATGATGTCGCTCTCGCCGCAGGGGATTCCGATGGCGGACGACGACGTGGTGATGCCCGTCGTCCCGATGTTCCACGTCAACGCGTGGGGGATGCCCTTCACGGCGACCGCGGGCGGCTCGAAGCAGGTGTTCCCCGGCCCGTCGCCGGACCCGGCCGACATCGCCTCGCTCATCGAGGAGGAGGGCGTCACGCTCACCGCGGGCGTCCCGACGGTGTGGCTCGGCCTGATGGAGTACTGCAAGGAGAACGACGTGGACCTCTCGACGCTCGACCGCGTCATCGTCGGCGGCTCCGCGGCGCCGAAGTCGATGATCCGCTGGTTCGACGACCGCGGCGTCGAGGTGCTCCACGCGTGGGGCATGACCGAGATGGCGCCCATCGGCTCCGTCTCGCACCTCAAGAGCGACCTGGAAGGCGCCGACTACGACACGCAGGTCGAGAAGCGCGGCAAGCAGGGCATCATGGTGCCCGGCATCGAGTTCCGCGTCATCGACGAGGACGGCGAGGAGATCGCGTGGGACGGCGAGGAGTTCGGCGAACTCCACGTCCGCGGTCCCTCCATCACGAAGGAGTACTTCAAGCGGCCAGACGCGAACGAGGAGGACTTCGAGGACGGGTGGCTGAAGACCGGCGACGTGGTCAGCGTCGACGAGGACGGCTACATCAAGATCGTCGACCGCGCGAAGGACGTCATCAAGTCCGGCGGCGAGTGGATCTCCTCGGTCGAACTGGAGAACGCCATCATGGCCCACGACGACGTACAGGAGGCGACCGTCATCGGCGTCCCCCACGAGAAGTGGCAGGAGCGGCCCGTCGCCTTCGTCGTGCCGACCGCGGACGCGGACCGCGACACGCTCGACGAGGAGGTCATGGACATGCTCCGCGACGAGTACCCGAAGTGGTGGCTCCCGGACGCCGTCGAGTACATCGACGAGGTGCCGAAGACCGCTACCGGGAAGTTCTCGAAGAAGGACCTCCGCGAGCAGTACACCGGCAGCATGGAACTGCACGAGGGCTCCGTCCCCGAGGACGCGGCGCCCGAGCAGGACTGA
- a CDS encoding 1,4-dihydroxy-2-naphthoate polyprenyltransferase, whose translation MTETADVSRTRAWVMAARPQTLPAGAAPVVVGTGLAYGAGEFAALPALAALVGALLLQVGTNFANDYYDAVRGADTEEREGFTRVTAGGLIAPPSVKRAMYATFAAAILLGTYLVWVGGPAIVVVGLASVAAGIAYTGGPAPYGYRGLGDVFVFVFFGLVAVTGTYYVQAAADLAGIPALTAPLDLVPLAAVVAALPAAGLSTCILVVNNIRDRETDAKAGKRTLAVLLGYRWSRVEFLLLLGMAYVVPVVFTLTGSGPATLLPLATAPLAVRLLRTVATETGGAALNPALETTGKLLFAHSALFAVGLAVA comes from the coding sequence ATGACCGAGACAGCCGACGTGTCGCGGACGCGAGCGTGGGTGATGGCCGCGCGCCCGCAGACCCTGCCGGCGGGGGCCGCGCCCGTCGTCGTCGGGACGGGGCTGGCCTACGGCGCGGGCGAGTTCGCGGCGCTGCCGGCGCTGGCCGCGCTCGTCGGCGCGCTGCTGCTCCAAGTGGGCACGAACTTCGCCAACGACTACTACGACGCCGTCCGCGGCGCGGACACCGAGGAGCGCGAGGGGTTCACCCGGGTCACCGCGGGCGGACTCATCGCGCCCCCGAGCGTCAAGCGCGCGATGTACGCCACCTTCGCCGCGGCGATACTGCTCGGTACCTATCTCGTGTGGGTCGGCGGCCCGGCAATCGTCGTCGTCGGCCTCGCCTCCGTCGCCGCCGGTATCGCCTACACCGGGGGGCCGGCCCCGTACGGCTACCGGGGCCTCGGCGACGTGTTCGTCTTCGTCTTCTTCGGCCTCGTCGCCGTGACGGGCACCTACTACGTGCAGGCCGCCGCTGACCTCGCCGGTATCCCCGCGCTCACGGCGCCGCTCGACCTCGTCCCGCTCGCGGCCGTCGTCGCCGCGCTCCCGGCCGCGGGGCTCTCGACGTGCATCCTCGTCGTGAACAACATCCGCGACCGCGAGACGGACGCGAAGGCCGGCAAGCGCACGCTCGCGGTCCTGCTCGGCTACCGCTGGTCGCGCGTCGAGTTCCTGCTGCTGCTCGGGATGGCCTACGTCGTCCCGGTGGTGTTCACGCTCACCGGCTCCGGGCCCGCGACGCTGCTCCCGCTCGCCACCGCGCCGCTCGCCGTTCGGCTCCTGCGAACGGTCGCGACGGAGACGGGCGGCGCGGCGCTCAACCCCGCGCTGGAGACGACCGGAAAGCTCCTCTTCGCCCACAGCGCCCTCTTCGCCGTCGGGCTGGCGGTCGCATGA
- a CDS encoding 2-oxoacid:acceptor oxidoreductase subunit alpha — protein sequence MTANELVWRIAGGSGDGIDSTSQNFTKALMRAGLHVFTHRHYPSRIRGGHTYVEVRARDEPTKSRGDGYNFLLSLGDSFARNPKEEAYYGKEEVKPLTENLDDLREGGIIVYDSGLLDDEDLPDDFDERAEANDWHVYPLDLRAIAKEHGREVMRNTAGVGATAALLDLDLSYFDELMQEGMPEEVYEANYEVLTDAYEQVAAMDHDHDIVVPENDHESDQVLLSGSNAIAYGALDEGCRFIAGYPMTPWTEVFTLMSQHLPDFGGVAEQVEDEIAAATLAIGASHAGVKAMSGSSGGGFALMSEPLGLAEMTETPIVLVEAARAGLSTGMPTKPEQGDLEHVLYTSQGDSNRVVFAPGNVQEAYTQTRKAFQIAYGYHIPAIVLYDQKLSGELRNVDAAFFDEEPTPDLGATLTEEELEEAAHHASGKFQRFRHDPENGVSPRSIPGQRGGRFLASGNEHTPEGHISEDPENRVAQMDRRLRKMEHIREELDSETSHQTLHGPEDATYGVMTYGSQQGTVEEAVDRLRDAGHDVKALGVSDMMPFPEAELTEFLESVDRCLVVEMNTSEQFRGLVQKELGRFGPKMASLLKYNGNPFEPAEIVEGFEATITDGSFERTTARFQPAAGD from the coding sequence ATGACAGCAAACGAACTCGTCTGGCGAATCGCGGGCGGTTCCGGCGACGGAATCGACTCGACGAGCCAGAACTTCACGAAGGCGCTGATGCGTGCGGGGTTGCACGTGTTCACACACAGACACTACCCGTCGCGTATCCGCGGCGGCCACACGTACGTGGAGGTACGCGCCCGCGACGAACCGACGAAGTCGCGCGGCGACGGCTACAACTTCCTGCTCTCGCTGGGCGACTCCTTCGCGCGCAACCCCAAGGAGGAGGCGTACTACGGGAAGGAGGAGGTGAAGCCGCTGACGGAGAACCTCGACGACCTCCGCGAGGGCGGCATCATCGTCTACGACTCGGGCCTCCTCGACGACGAGGACCTCCCCGACGACTTCGACGAGCGCGCCGAGGCGAACGACTGGCACGTCTACCCGCTCGACCTGCGCGCCATCGCCAAGGAGCACGGCCGCGAGGTCATGCGCAACACCGCGGGCGTCGGCGCGACGGCCGCCCTGCTCGACCTCGACCTCTCCTACTTCGACGAACTGATGCAGGAGGGGATGCCCGAGGAGGTGTACGAGGCGAACTACGAGGTCCTCACGGACGCGTACGAGCAGGTGGCCGCGATGGACCACGACCACGACATCGTCGTCCCCGAGAACGACCACGAGAGCGACCAGGTCCTGCTCTCCGGGTCGAACGCCATCGCCTACGGCGCGCTCGACGAGGGCTGCCGCTTCATCGCCGGCTACCCCATGACGCCGTGGACGGAGGTGTTCACGCTGATGAGCCAGCACCTCCCCGACTTCGGCGGCGTCGCCGAGCAGGTGGAGGACGAGATCGCCGCGGCGACGCTCGCCATCGGCGCCTCACACGCGGGCGTGAAGGCCATGTCCGGGTCGTCGGGCGGCGGCTTCGCGCTGATGTCCGAACCGCTCGGCCTCGCGGAGATGACCGAGACGCCCATCGTCCTCGTTGAGGCGGCCCGCGCGGGGCTCTCGACCGGGATGCCGACGAAGCCGGAACAGGGCGACCTCGAACACGTCCTCTACACGAGCCAGGGCGACTCCAACCGCGTCGTCTTCGCGCCGGGCAACGTCCAGGAGGCGTACACCCAGACGCGAAAGGCGTTCCAGATCGCCTACGGCTACCACATCCCGGCCATCGTCCTCTACGACCAGAAGCTCTCGGGCGAACTCCGCAACGTCGACGCGGCGTTCTTCGACGAGGAGCCGACCCCGGACCTCGGCGCGACCCTCACGGAGGAGGAACTGGAGGAGGCCGCCCACCACGCGTCGGGCAAGTTCCAGCGGTTCCGCCACGACCCCGAGAACGGCGTCTCGCCCCGGTCGATTCCGGGCCAGCGCGGCGGCCGCTTCCTCGCGTCGGGGAACGAACACACCCCGGAGGGGCATATCTCGGAGGACCCGGAGAACCGGGTCGCCCAGATGGACCGTCGGCTCCGAAAGATGGAGCACATCCGTGAGGAACTGGACTCCGAGACGAGCCACCAGACGCTCCACGGGCCGGAGGACGCCACCTACGGCGTCATGACCTACGGGAGCCAGCAGGGAACCGTCGAGGAGGCCGTCGACCGTCTGCGCGACGCGGGCCACGACGTGAAGGCGCTCGGCGTCTCCGACATGATGCCGTTCCCGGAGGCCGAACTGACGGAGTTCCTCGAATCCGTCGACCGGTGTCTCGTCGTCGAGATGAACACCTCCGAACAGTTCCGCGGGCTCGTCCAGAAGGAGCTGGGCCGCTTCGGCCCGAAGATGGCGAGCCTGCTGAAGTACAACGGGAACCCCTTCGAGCCGGCGGAGATCGTCGAGGGGTTCGAAGCGACGATAACGGACGGGTCGTTCGAGCGGACCACCGCTCGGTTCCAGCCCGCCGCAGGTGACTGA
- a CDS encoding N-acyl homoserine lactonase family protein, translating into MDFDVHLVDRGRIEADANFVLDGSVVATASEPNPDLSYDEFLVWNLVIDHPEATVLWDTGSHPEAGDGYWPAPLYEAFAHVDAAEHDLADDLADHGFAIEDIDAVVMSHLHLDHAGGLSHFEGTDTPIYVHEREIEFAYRSAKTDTGSVAYWAPDFDRDLNWAVVEGDRRLVEGVELLHLPGHTPGLLGARIDHGDGTLLVVGDEAYWEENYEGQSMAASLLWDNRAWRESLAYVRDLERRTDADVLLGHDTAMLERFEGGW; encoded by the coding sequence ATGGACTTCGACGTCCACCTCGTCGACCGGGGCCGCATCGAGGCCGACGCGAACTTCGTGCTCGACGGCTCCGTGGTCGCCACCGCCTCGGAGCCGAACCCCGACCTCTCGTACGACGAGTTCCTCGTGTGGAACCTCGTCATCGACCACCCGGAAGCCACCGTCCTCTGGGACACCGGCTCGCACCCCGAAGCGGGGGACGGCTACTGGCCCGCGCCGCTGTACGAGGCGTTCGCCCACGTCGACGCGGCCGAGCACGACCTCGCGGACGACCTCGCCGACCACGGGTTCGCTATCGAGGACATCGACGCCGTCGTCATGTCGCACCTCCACCTCGACCACGCGGGCGGCCTCTCCCACTTCGAGGGGACGGACACGCCGATATACGTCCACGAGCGCGAGATAGAGTTCGCCTACCGCTCCGCGAAGACCGACACCGGGAGCGTCGCGTACTGGGCGCCGGACTTCGACCGCGACCTGAACTGGGCCGTCGTCGAGGGCGACCGACGGCTCGTGGAGGGGGTCGAACTGCTCCACCTGCCGGGCCACACGCCCGGCCTGCTCGGCGCGCGCATCGACCACGGCGACGGCACCCTGCTCGTCGTCGGGGACGAGGCGTACTGGGAGGAGAACTACGAGGGCCAGTCGATGGCCGCGTCGCTGCTGTGGGACAACCGGGCGTGGCGGGAGTCGCTCGCGTACGTCCGCGACCTCGAACGCCGTACGGACGCGGACGTGCTGCTCGGCCACGACACGGCGATGCTGGAGCGGTTCGAGGGTGGCTGGTGA
- a CDS encoding UPF0058 family protein: MHKDELLELHGHMVEIMNTFRGMDAVDSDAFAGYDELDVTPDDVHKSKSEHKHAVFVLGNSLATIMSEDEFSDAGRIGKRMEELAEDAESKL; encoded by the coding sequence ATGCACAAAGACGAGCTGCTCGAGCTCCACGGCCACATGGTGGAGATAATGAACACCTTCCGCGGGATGGACGCCGTCGACTCGGACGCCTTCGCCGGCTACGACGAACTCGACGTGACCCCCGACGACGTCCACAAGTCGAAGAGCGAGCACAAACACGCCGTCTTCGTCCTCGGGAACTCGCTCGCGACCATCATGTCGGAGGACGAGTTCTCCGACGCCGGCCGCATCGGCAAGCGAATGGAGGAGCTGGCCGAGGACGCCGAGTCGAAGCTCTGA